The following proteins are encoded in a genomic region of Bubalus kerabau isolate K-KA32 ecotype Philippines breed swamp buffalo chromosome 15, PCC_UOA_SB_1v2, whole genome shotgun sequence:
- the LOC129628518 gene encoding olfactory receptor 8K3-like: MEPHNGTVLSEFILLGITDRPELQAPLFGLFLIIYVISVVGNFGMVILTKVDSRLQTPMYFFLRHLAFTDLGYSTTVGPKMLVNFVADQNKISYYFCATQLTFFLVFIISELFILAAMSYDRYVAICNPLLYPVVMSQRVCQVLVAMPYFYSIFESLLITVKIFDSSFCGYNVIRHFYCDSLPLLSLLCSNASEIGLIILISAGFNLVFSLLIVLVSYLLILASILRMSSAEGRQKAFSTCGSHLTVVTVFYGALIFMYVQPESNHSFDTDKMASIFYTLIIPMLNPLIYSLRNKDVKHALQSTWKRICNSFS, from the coding sequence ATGGAACCACACAATGGAACAGTGCTGAGTGAATTCATCCTCTTGGGAATCACAGACCGCCCTGAGCTGCAGGCTCCACTGTTTGGGCTCTTCCTCATCATCTACGTGATCTCTGTGGTGGGCAACTTTGGCATGGTCATCCTCACTAAGGTGGACTCCAGGCTGCAGACAcccatgtacttctttctcagGCACCTGGCTTTCACCGATCTTGGTTATTCAACAACCGTGGGCCCCAAAATGTTAGTAAATTTTGTGGCAGATCAAAATAAAATCTCCTATTACTTTTGTGCCACACAGCTCACTTTCTTTCTCGTGTTCATTATTAGTGAGCTTTTTATTCTGGCAGCAATgtcctatgaccgctatgtggccatctgtaaccCTCTGCTCTACCCAGTGGTCATGTCGCAAAGGGTATGTCAGGTGCTGGTGGCAATGCCCTATTTCTATAGCATATTTGAGTCTCTTCTTATCACTGTAAAGATATTTGACTCATCATTCTGTGGCTATAATGTCATCAGACATTTCTACTGTGACAGTCTTCCCTTGTTATCTTTGCTCTGCTCAAATGCAAGTGAAATTGGACTGATTATTCTTATCTCAGCAGGttttaatttggttttctctcttctGATAGTTCTTGTGTCTTACCTTCTTATTCTTGCATCCATTCTCAGGATGAGCTCTGCTGAAGGCAGACAAAAGGCTTTTTCTACCTGTGGGTCTCACCTGACGGTGGTCACAGTGTTCTATGGGGCTTTAATATTCATGTATGTGCAACCAGAGTCCAACCATTCATTTGACACAGATAAAATGGCATCTATATTTTACACTCTCATTATCCCTATGCTAAATCCCTTGATCTACAGTTTGAGGAACAAAGATGTAAAACATGCCCTACAAagtacatggaaaagaatatgcaaTTCTTTCTCTTAA
- the LOC129628519 gene encoding olfactory receptor 8K3-like, translated as MKTQNLTVPNEFILMGITDRPELQAPLFGLFLIIYVTSAVGNLGMVILTKVDSRLQTPMYFLLRHLALTDLGYSTAVGPKMLANFIVSQNSISYYMCATQLAFFIMFIISELLILAAMSYDRYVAICQPLLYTVIMSQRVCWILVAIPYIYSTFVSLTITVKIFNLSFCGYNVIKHFYCDCLPLISLVHSNTQEIELIILIFAGVNVILSLPIILTSYLLILVAILRMNSAEGRHKAFSTCGSHLTVVTVFFGALIFMYAQPESRHSFDTDKTASIFYTLVIPMLNPLIYSLRNKDVKYALQNVWNKLCNISS; from the coding sequence ATGAAAACACAAAATCTAACTGTGCCAAATGAATTCATCCTCATGGGAATCACAGACCGCCCTGAGCTGCAGGCTCCATTGTTTGGGCTCTTCCTCATCATCTATGTGACCTCAGCGGTGGGCAACTTGGGCATGGTCATCCTCACTAAGGTGGACTCCAGGCTACAGACACCCATGTACTTCCTTCTCAGACACCTGGCTCTTACTGATCTTGGCTATTCAACAGCTGTAGGACCCAAAATGTTGGCAAATTTTATTGTGAGCCAAAATTCAATCTCCTATTATATGTGTGCCACACAGCTGGCTTTCTTCATCATGTTCATTATAAGTGAACTTTTAATTCTGGCGGCAATgtcctatgaccgctatgtggccatctgtcaACCCCTGCTTTACACAGTCATCATGTCACAAAGGGTGTGTTGGATACTGGTGGCAATCCCCTACATCTATAGCACATTCGTGTCTCTTACAATCACtgtaaagatttttaatttatccttCTGTGGCTACAATGTCATCAAACATTTCTACTGTGACTGTCTCCCCTTGATATCTTTGGTCCATTCAAATACGCAAGAAATTGAGCTGATCATTCTGATCTTCGCAGGTGTTAATGTGATCCTCTCCCTTCCGATAATTCTTACGTCTTATTTGCTCATCCTTGTAGCCATTCTCAGGATGAACTCTGCTGAAGGCAGGCACAAGGCTTTTTCTACCTGTGGATCCCACCTGACGGTGGTCACAGTGTTCTTTGGGGCTTTGATATTTATGTATGCTCAACCAGAGTCCAGACACTCCTTTGACACTGATAAAACAGCATCTATATTTTACACCCTTGTTATCCCCATGTTAAATCCCTTGATCTACAGTTTGAGGaacaaagatgtaaaatatgcaCTACAAAATGTGTGGAATAAGCTTTGTAACATTTCCTCTTAA